ATTCATTGCTAAGGGCAGAAAGATAGAAAAACTGACACAATCAACCATTCAGACTATAGAAAACTGGATTAATAACTACCCACGCAAGATACTAAATTTTCAATCTGCTCAACAGGGGTTTGAAAGAGAACTTCAGGAGATCGCAGCTTAAATGAAAAATGACCACTATCTACGGCATTTAACTTTACAATCCACCTTTTCTTAATTAAAAATAATGCAGAATAATAAAAAATGAGTACAATATGTTTCATATGAAAAAGCATTTTATACAATTATCTCTTTTTTTTTTACTTGCGCTAACAACTATCGCCTTTTACCCGTCACTTAAAAACGGGTTCACGAACTGGGATGATGATAAACAGCTCACACAAAATAATACGATTACCCGGTTATCATTACCTGATATCGGAACCTACTTCACTTCGTTTCATGACGGGCTCTACCATCCGCTCGTCACACTCAGCTTTGCGATCGAATATCATTTTTTCAAACTTAACCCAAAACCGTACCATATAACAAACCTCATACTGCATCTTTTAAACATACTTTTTGTTTTCTGGCTGATCTATCTCTTGAGCAAAAAAGCATGGACTGCACTGATAACGGCACTCCTCTTTGCCATACACCCTCTGCATGTCGCTTCTGTTGCATGGATAGCTGAGAGAAAGGATGTTCTCTATACTTTTTTCTTTCTCGGCTCGCTCATATCCTATCTCTACTACAAAGAGAGGAACACTCAAAGATACTTTATATATGCACTTATTCTCTTCATTCTCTCTCTTCTTTCAAAACCGATGGCTATAACTTTGCCGGTTATTCTTATCCTTATTGATTATTATATTGATGGGAAACTCACTAAAAAAAGTGTTACTAACACACTTTCATTTTTTGTATTAGCACTTTCATTCGGGATTATTACACTCATTGCGCGATTCACTCGCATCATTGACATCGAACCAACACTCCACTTTTTCGATAATATATTTATCGCTTCATACGGTATCCTTTTTTATCTCGTAAAAATGGTTTTTCCGTATCCGCTCTCATGCTATTACCCAACACCTGAAAAAATCGCTGGCATGCTTCCGATGATCTTCTATATTTCACCGTGCATAGTTGCACTTCTGGCTGTCCTTATCTTGTATTCCTTACGATATACAAAAGTGATCTTCTTCGGATTTTTGTTTTATATTATTACCATCTCACCTGTTCTTCACCTCATTGGTGGTGGCCCTATCGTTGCAAATCACTACACCTATGTTCCTCTTATCGGTATCTTCTTTATCCTTGGCTCAGGCGCCGCCTGGTTTATAAAACAGCGTTCCGCTGTCTCAATATTTCTTATTTGTGCTCTTTCCATTATTACTATTATATTATCTTTTCTTACCTGGCAAAGAACTCAGGTATATAAAGACAGCATCACGCTCTGGGAAGATTTTTTTAAGAATTATGGTCACTGCAAAAATATCTCTATTGCATATAACAATAGAGGAAATGCATATCAGGATAACGGATATCTGGATAAAGCAATTGCTAATTATAATAGCGCCATTAATTTAAATCCCACCTATACCATTGCGTATAATAATCGGGGGAATATTTATCAACTGCAGAGAAAATATAAAGAGGCGCTTGCAGACTGTAATCGCGCCATAGGTCTTAATCCCAAGCTCGCTGAGGCTTATTATAACCGCGGTAACGCATGTATCAATCTCGGTAGCCGTAATCTTGCAATCGCTGATTATAAGAAAGCGGTCGAACTCATGCCCCAATATGCTGAAGCATGGAATAACATGGGAAACATTTATCAGGAAGAAGGTAAACACAACCGTGCATTAGAGTGCTACACCAAAGCATTACACATAAAACCTGTTTTTCCTCAAGCGCTCTACAACCGGGGCAATTGTCTTATGTATATGCAGGATCACAAAAACGCGCTCAATGATTATTCAAAGGCCGTACAATATAATCCACGCTACTATGAAGCGTACGTTAACCGCGGTATCGCCTATTTTTCTCTCGGAAAAAATAAGGAAGCGCTACAAAACTATACGTATGCGCTCACTATCAATCCGCAATACGCTATCGGCTACATCAATCGAGCTCTTGTTTATAATATCCTTAAAAAATATGAAGATGCACACAAAGACGTTAAAAGATTTGAACAGTTGGGATACACCCCTCCACCGGATTTCATAAAAGAACTTCGTGAAAAACTCGATAACAAATAATCGGTTTTACTTCATTGTCGCTAATAAAATATGCTATGATACGATTCATGAACCTTAAAAAATATTTAGAAACACGAAAAAGTATCGTCGACAAACATTTGCATACACTGATGCCGCTAAAAAGCGTCCGACCGAAACTTATTCACGAAGCAACGCGCTACGGTCTCTTTAACGGAGGCAAACGTATCCGTCCAATACTTACCTGCGCATCATGTGAAGCAGTGAGCGGCAAATACAAACAAGCGCTTGATTACGCCTGCGGGATTGAACTTATACACACCTATTCACTTATACACGATGATCTTCCATGTATGGACAATGATGATTTTCGCCGCGGAAAGCCAACGACCCATAAAGTATATGGAGACGCCATTGCTGTACTTACCGGTGATGCACTCCTTACCAGAGCTTTCCAGATATTTGCCCGGAACCCCAAAATAGGCGGAGCACAGCTTATTGAAAAGATCGCTCACGCAGCGGGATCGCACGGACTTATCGGCGGGCAGGTTATTGATCTTGAAAGTGAAGGTAAAAGAGTTACCGCAAAAACACTTGAATATATTCACCGGCACAAGACCGGCAGCCTCATCTCAGTAGCTATTGAAGCCGGAGCACTTATCGGAAAAGCTTCAAGAAAACAATTATTCGCACTCAAAACATTTGGCGATAATATCGGCCTCACATTCCAGATAAGCGATGATATCCTTGATATAACCGGGACAAAAGAAAAACTAGGCAAAGGTATCGGCAAAGACATTGCGCAAAAAAAAGCAACCTATCCGGCACTCTACGGAATGGAAAAAACAAAAAGACTCTTGGTAAATAAAACACAGGAAGCATTAGATGCACT
This window of the Candidatus Ancaeobacter aquaticus genome carries:
- a CDS encoding tetratricopeptide repeat protein → MKKHFIQLSLFFLLALTTIAFYPSLKNGFTNWDDDKQLTQNNTITRLSLPDIGTYFTSFHDGLYHPLVTLSFAIEYHFFKLNPKPYHITNLILHLLNILFVFWLIYLLSKKAWTALITALLFAIHPLHVASVAWIAERKDVLYTFFFLGSLISYLYYKERNTQRYFIYALILFILSLLSKPMAITLPVILILIDYYIDGKLTKKSVTNTLSFFVLALSFGIITLIARFTRIIDIEPTLHFFDNIFIASYGILFYLVKMVFPYPLSCYYPTPEKIAGMLPMIFYISPCIVALLAVLILYSLRYTKVIFFGFLFYIITISPVLHLIGGGPIVANHYTYVPLIGIFFILGSGAAWFIKQRSAVSIFLICALSIITIILSFLTWQRTQVYKDSITLWEDFFKNYGHCKNISIAYNNRGNAYQDNGYLDKAIANYNSAINLNPTYTIAYNNRGNIYQLQRKYKEALADCNRAIGLNPKLAEAYYNRGNACINLGSRNLAIADYKKAVELMPQYAEAWNNMGNIYQEEGKHNRALECYTKALHIKPVFPQALYNRGNCLMYMQDHKNALNDYSKAVQYNPRYYEAYVNRGIAYFSLGKNKEALQNYTYALTINPQYAIGYINRALVYNILKKYEDAHKDVKRFEQLGYTPPPDFIKELREKLDNK
- a CDS encoding polyprenyl synthetase family protein, yielding MNLKKYLETRKSIVDKHLHTLMPLKSVRPKLIHEATRYGLFNGGKRIRPILTCASCEAVSGKYKQALDYACGIELIHTYSLIHDDLPCMDNDDFRRGKPTTHKVYGDAIAVLTGDALLTRAFQIFARNPKIGGAQLIEKIAHAAGSHGLIGGQVIDLESEGKRVTAKTLEYIHRHKTGSLISVAIEAGALIGKASRKQLFALKTFGDNIGLTFQISDDILDITGTKEKLGKGIGKDIAQKKATYPALYGMEKTKRLLVNKTQEALDALSTFDKKADPLREIARFIAQRDR